One window of Scylla paramamosain isolate STU-SP2022 chromosome 47, ASM3559412v1, whole genome shotgun sequence genomic DNA carries:
- the LOC135094942 gene encoding AFG3-like protein 2: MAHRLVTAARRVDRMLHRGLKRASLSPLWVGQQVAKMESPHSFSLLQQWYQLCQKPPRGFEKYFRGAAGKQGAPGKGGRKDGGQGDAGPPPPPPSKVPHPPPTGPKDPFSMNLFGSGPKTGGGGSGGRGGPKPLGEGGERERWVALATLAAVGLLGVAAYYQMSYREITWKEFSKNYLAKGIVEKLEVINKKWVRVKLMPGNQVEGATTLWFSIGSVDAFERNVETAQLEAGIEPSNYIPVVYKNELEAATFTSFLPTLLIIGFLIFMMRRSAQMMGGSGGRRGGGLFGGVMESTAKMVNPTDIGVKFLDVAGCEEAKVEIMEFVNFLKNPQQYTELGAKIPKGAILTGPPGTGKTLLAKATAGEANVPFIYVSGSEFLEMFVGVGPSRVRDMFAMARKNAPCILFVDEIDAVGRKRGGKSFGGHSEQENTLNQLLVEMDGFNTTSNVVVLAATNRVDILDKALLRPGRFDRQIFVPPPDIKGRASIFKVHLGPLKTHLEKDDLARKMAALTPGFTGADISNVCNEAALIAARDAETDIIMKHFEAAIERVVAGMEKKTNVLQPAEKKTVAFHEAGHAVCGWFLEHADPLLKVSIIPRGKGLGYAQYLPKEQYLFTKEQLFDRMCVMLGGRASESIFFGAVTTGAQDDLSKVTRSAQAQIVQYGMNDRIGLRVYQLPEPGEMAMQKPYSEATAGAIDEEVKSLIDEAYIRTINLLTEKKECVRKVAERLLEREILSRDDMIELLGPRPFKEKSTYEEFVEGTGSFEEDTKLPEGLKEWNKPRDQPQKPKEEAS; this comes from the exons atggcaCACAGGCTAGTGACGGCCGCCAGGAGGGTGGACAGAATGCTGCACAGGGGCCTAAAACGAGCTTCTCTTAGCCCGCTGTGG GTGGGGCAGCAGGTAGCCAAGATGGAGTCCCCCCACAGCTTCTCTCTCCTGCAGCAGTGGTACCAACTCTGCCAAAAACCTCCCAGGGGTTTTGAGAAGTATTTTCGGGGGGCGGCAGGGAAGCAGGGGGCCCCGGGGAAGGGTGGCAGGAAGGATGGGGGGCAGGGAGATGCAGgccccccgccccctccccccagtaAGGTCCCCCACCCGCCTCCCACTGGCCCCAAGGATCCTTTCTCCATGAATTTATTTGGTTCAGGGCCTAA GAcaggtggcggtggcagtggggGTCGAGGGGGCCCCAAGCCGCTgggcgagggaggggagagggagaggtgggtggCGCTGGCTACGCTGGCGGCTGTGGGTCTCCTGGGGGTGGCGGCTTACTACCAGATGAGCTACAGGGAGATCACTTGGAAGGAATTCTCGAAAAA TTACCTGGCCAAGGGGATTGTGGAGAAGCTGGAGGTGATCAACAAGAAGTGGGTGCGCGTTAAACTCATGCCGGGAAACCAAGTGGAGGGcgcg acGACCCTGTGGTTCAGCATTGGCTCAGTGGACGCCTTTGAGAGGAACGTGGAGACGGCACAGCTGGAGGCAGGGATTGAGCCGAGCAACTACATCCCTGTGGTGTACAAGAATGAGTTGGAGGCTGCAACCTTTACCTCCTTCCTGCCCACCCTGCTtatcattg GGTTTCTGATCTTCATGATGAGGAGGTCAGCCCAGATGATGGGTGGATCAGGCGGGCGGAGGGGTGGAGGGCTCTTTGGCGGAGTGATGGAGTCGACTGCCAAGATGGTCAACCCTACGGACATTGGGGTCAAGTTcct GGACGTGGCGGGCTGCGAGGAAGCCAAGGTCGAGATTATGGAGTTTGTCAATTTTCTCAAGAACCCACAGCAGTACACAGAGCTGGGTGCCAAGATTCCTAAGGGGGCCATTCTGACGG GGCCTCCCGGTACTGGCAAGACCCTGCTAGCAAAGGCCACAGCAGGGGAGGCAAACGTTCCTTTTATTTACGTCTCTGGCTCGGAGTTTCTGGAGATGTTTGTGGGTGTTGGCCCGTCCAGG GTAAGGGACATGTTTGCAATGGCGCGGAAGAACGCACCTTGTATTCTCTTTGTGGATGAGATTGACGCAGTGGGGCGGAAGAGGGGTGGAAAGAGCTTTGGTGGACACTCGGAGCAGGAGAACACCCTGAATCAGCTGTTGGTGGAGATGGAtg gCTTCAACACCACCTCCAATGTAGTGGTGCTGGCGGCCACAAACAGGGTGGACATCCTGGACAAGGCGCTGCTCAGGCCGGGGAGGTTCGACAGGCAGATCTTTGTTCCCCCGCCAGATATCAAGGGACGTGCTTCAATTTTCAAGGTGCATCTTGGCCCCCTGAAGACGCACTTGGAGAAGGACGACCTCGCACGGAAAATGGCTGCCCTCACTCCTGGATTTACTG GCGCAGACATCAGCAACGTGTGCAATGAAGCAGCCCTGATTGCAGCCAGGGACGCAGAGACAGATATCATCATGAAGCACTTTGAGGCTGCCATTGAGCGTGTGGTGGCTGGCATGGAGAAGAAAACCAATGTACTACAGCCGGCAGAGAAGAAAACTGTTGCCTTCCACGAGGCCGGCCATGCTGTGTGTGGCTGGTTCCTGGAGCACGCTGACCCACTGTTAAAG GTGTCCATTATACCCAGAGGAAAGGGCCTTGGCTATGCCCAGTACCTACCTAAGGAGCAGTACCTCTTCACCAAGGAACAGCTATTTGATCGAATGTGTGTGATGCTTGGCGGCCGCGCTTCTGAGAGTATCTTCTTCGGCGCTGTGACCACCGGCGCCCAGGACGACCTCAGTAAAGTGACACGCTCTGCCCAGGCCCAG ATTGTCCAATATGGCATGAACGACCGAATTGGACTGAGGGTGTACCAGCTGCCGGAGCCTGGAGAGATGGCCATGCAGAAGCCGTACAGCGAGGCCACAGCTGGAGCAATCGACGAGGAGGTTAAGTCGCTCATTGACGAGGCATACATCAGGACCATCAACCTGCTGACGGAGAAGAAGGAGTGCGTGCGAAag GTGGCCGAGAgactgctggagagagagatcTTAAGCCGAGATGACATGATTGAGCTCCTTGGCCCACGTCCCTTCAAGGAAAAATCCACTTACGAGGAGTTTGTAGAGGGAACAGGTAGCTTTGAGGAGGACACCAAGCTTCCTGAGGGCCTGAAGGAGTGGAATAAGCCCCGGGATCAGCCACAGAAGCCCAAGGAGGAGGCCAGCTAG